In a single window of the Bradyrhizobium sp. ORS 285 genome:
- a CDS encoding tetratricopeptide repeat protein, translating to MSPSIPVALAVLILSSTTALSGFDDGVSDYRSGNYSAAFKEWSDAAEQGDVDAQYNLGCLYLRGEGVAKNRAMADEWLQRAADQGDVDAATSLLFSKPMTEEGRKKFFAMKMKPTTKFRLTFVAQLSDGRLHRRPCSTDASDGAAIEFNLGQMYETGTPGFPQDDRQAAEWYRRAAERNYPDAQTMLGFMYARGHGVEKDEIKAVRLFRQAAEQGNSNAQHSLGIMYATGSFGYKKDLILAYVLVGHAAADGNKFATDDFQRVRALLSPDQLTEGHRLAQKWPKDLQWPPELTERMGPSP from the coding sequence ATGTCACCATCAATTCCTGTTGCCCTCGCGGTTCTGATCCTTTCATCGACGACCGCTCTGAGCGGCTTCGATGACGGTGTGTCGGATTATCGCTCCGGCAACTATAGCGCGGCCTTCAAAGAGTGGAGCGATGCCGCCGAACAGGGCGATGTCGATGCCCAGTATAATCTTGGCTGCCTTTATCTGCGCGGCGAAGGCGTAGCAAAGAACAGGGCCATGGCGGATGAGTGGCTCCAGCGCGCCGCTGATCAGGGCGACGTCGATGCTGCGACCTCGCTGCTTTTTTCAAAACCCATGACAGAAGAGGGCAGAAAGAAGTTTTTCGCTATGAAGATGAAACCTACAACGAAGTTTCGTCTTACGTTTGTCGCCCAACTCAGCGACGGAAGGCTACATCGACGTCCTTGCTCGACTGACGCGTCCGATGGAGCCGCAATTGAATTCAACCTCGGTCAGATGTACGAGACCGGAACTCCGGGATTTCCTCAAGACGACAGACAGGCAGCCGAGTGGTATCGTAGAGCAGCCGAGCGAAACTACCCGGACGCGCAAACCATGCTTGGCTTCATGTATGCCAGGGGGCACGGAGTCGAAAAAGACGAGATCAAGGCCGTGCGTTTATTCCGCCAAGCCGCCGAACAAGGCAACAGCAACGCTCAACATAGCCTCGGCATCATGTACGCAACCGGCTCTTTCGGCTACAAGAAGGACCTGATCTTGGCTTACGTGCTCGTAGGCCATGCAGCTGCCGATGGAAACAAATTCGCCACCGACGACTTCCAACGAGTAAGAGCACTCCTCTCGCCGGACCAATTGACCGAAGGGCATAGGCTGGCTCAGAAATGGCCGAAGGACCTTCAGTGGCCTCCAGAATTGACTGAACGAATGGGGCCTTCGCCCTAG
- a CDS encoding type II toxin-antitoxin system RelE/ParE family toxin produces the protein MVEIRQTAEFKAWLLGLRDLKAKARIAARIERAANGNLGDSKPVGEGVSEMRIDYGPGYRIYYRQRGDVLVILLCGGDKSTQQSDIRRAQALAKREA, from the coding sequence ATGGTCGAAATCCGGCAAACGGCCGAGTTCAAGGCGTGGCTGCTCGGCCTGCGCGATCTGAAGGCAAAAGCCAGGATCGCCGCGCGGATCGAGCGGGCCGCGAATGGCAATCTCGGCGACAGCAAGCCGGTCGGCGAGGGCGTCTCCGAGATGCGGATCGATTACGGCCCGGGCTACCGGATCTACTATCGGCAGCGTGGAGACGTCCTGGTCATCCTGCTCTGTGGTGGCGACAAGAGCACGCAACAGTCGGACATCCGGCGCGCCCAGGCACTGGCGAAGAGAGAGGCATAG
- a CDS encoding addiction module antidote protein: MATTRFDAAEYLAEPEAQAEFLAAALEDGTADEIRAAINTIARARGMSDLAKATGIRREQLYRALGEDGNPEFATILTVLRALGVKLTSAPAKGASKAAPKRKTAKKVGRRAA; encoded by the coding sequence ATGGCAACGACACGCTTCGACGCGGCGGAATACCTGGCGGAGCCGGAGGCACAGGCCGAGTTTCTGGCGGCGGCGCTCGAGGATGGCACCGCGGATGAGATCCGCGCCGCGATCAACACCATCGCGCGGGCGCGCGGCATGTCGGACCTCGCGAAGGCGACCGGCATCCGTCGCGAGCAGCTTTATCGGGCGCTGGGCGAGGACGGGAATCCGGAGTTTGCCACCATCCTGACCGTGCTCCGTGCGCTCGGGGTGAAGCTGACGTCGGCGCCGGCGAAGGGGGCGTCAAAGGCGGCTCCGAAGCGGAAGACGGCGAAGAAGGTTGGGCGGCGCGCTGCGTAA